The Apostichopus japonicus isolate 1M-3 chromosome 6, ASM3797524v1, whole genome shotgun sequence genome contains a region encoding:
- the LOC139968960 gene encoding uncharacterized protein isoform X4, which translates to MISLCSSQKDYSFPIDLITLAHWISGPNGTCASNIPISHLRLVWSFSGFDGFLTVNCCHTKPDIIPEESRSRNIKEGWILVDEFSKHFFLKTTCYDPPGSGNVRRKYSELNTKEDGDVTELLTAVT; encoded by the exons ATGATCAGTCTATGCAGCAGCCAGAAG GATTACTCATTTCCGATAGATCTTATAACTTTGGCACACTGGATCTCGGGTCCAAATGGAACTTGTGCTTCTAAC ATACCAATATCTCATCTACGCCTAGTTTGGTCCTTCAGTGGATTTGACG GTTTTCTAACTGTAAACTGCTGTCATACCAAGCCAGACATCATTCCAGAAGAATCAAgatcaaggaatattaaag AAGGTTGGATCCTGGTAGATGAGTTCAGCAAGCACTTCTTTCTGAAGACAACCTGTTACGATCCTCCTGGTTCTGGAAATGTTCGCAGAAAATACTCAGAACTGAACACCAAGGAAGATGGTGACGTCACAGAACTGTTAACAGCGGTGACATAA
- the LOC139968960 gene encoding uncharacterized protein isoform X3, translating into MLDSTDWAVFTETCSDLEEMTEVVSAYVNFAADVCILKNSRPLVELMKRLPAVNTIKQLEREKKVAIDNGNKIPISHLRLVWSFSGFDGFLTVNCCHTKPDIIPEESRSRNIKEGWILVDEFSKHFFLKTTCYDPPGSGNVRRKYSELNTKEDGDVTELLTAVT; encoded by the exons ATGCTGGATTCGACTGATTGGGCTGTATTTACTGAGACTTGTAGCGATTTGGAGGAGATGACCGAAGTAGTCAGTGCGTATGTTAACTTTGCCGCTGATGTATGCATACTCAAGAATTCCAGACCACTGGTGGAATTAATGAAGAGACTCCCAGCAGTTAACACAATCAAACAACTAGAAAGGGAAAAGAAGGTAGCGATTGACAACGGAAACAAG ATACCAATATCTCATCTACGCCTAGTTTGGTCCTTCAGTGGATTTGACG GTTTTCTAACTGTAAACTGCTGTCATACCAAGCCAGACATCATTCCAGAAGAATCAAgatcaaggaatattaaag AAGGTTGGATCCTGGTAGATGAGTTCAGCAAGCACTTCTTTCTGAAGACAACCTGTTACGATCCTCCTGGTTCTGGAAATGTTCGCAGAAAATACTCAGAACTGAACACCAAGGAAGATGGTGACGTCACAGAACTGTTAACAGCGGTGACATAA
- the LOC139968966 gene encoding uncharacterized protein, translating to MSDCRGLRVEGNKLYYKGLESGISLLIVKERLRGALKYYYKAKSVAINSDDLSSTMKNIGKASLQMAKATSKELSRTSKLTDAEIMKLEVEVKFYSKESLSNLFLALRYGTGFKHKAWLDAMESDIGQIFTDIVICVRNFGNFDMRISSMFVLCGVIEWEELRAALYMQLATDLSEKATQSLAIQDFRGSLRMIHEMNYPLEEASKVTGNEEVQTDIRVMKQHAVAQLATAESMQSIFVAKKQLDSILNDMTKPNMNMVYDTLDMFKDAAIKTREIDLEQEAKACYYQGYIFEKLINLKHKAKKFYMQVLKLVEASDNKLLKSERWYKACLASIKAWQDADNEQDEEAKEERRKKFKDKMEKELNNLSAAKTTGGVTEFLKHIYSKHSPKNKPVKFDFKLVEGWSEKTRKTRKRLLMDTMRDYHPDKNSTEQYGEDWHFLVEEISKILNDFHDIIKAER from the exons ATGTCGGATTGTCGTGGACTACGCGTGGAAGGAAACAAGTTGTACTATAAAGGACTTGAGTCTGGGATAAGCCTGCTAATCGTTAAAGAGCGACTCAGGGGGGCTTTGAAATATTACTACAAAGCAAAAAGTGTTGCCATTAACAGCGATGATTTGAGTTCTACGATGAAAAATATAGGAAAGGCATCTCTTCAAATGGCAAAAGCAACGTCAAAAGAACTTTCTCGGACAAGCAAACTCACAGATGCCGAAATCATGAAGTTGGAAGTCGAGGTGAAATTCTATTCCAAGGAGTCGTTAAGTAATCTGTTCCTTGCTTTACGTTATGGAACTGGATTCAAACACAAAGCATGGCTCGATGCCATGGAATCAGACATTGGGCAGATTTTTACAGATATCGTCATATGTGTACgcaattttggaaattttgataTGAGGATTTCGTCTATGTTTGTTCTATGCGGTGTCATAGAGTGGGAAGAGCTTCGGGCCGCTTTGTACATGCAATTAGCGACAGATCTCTCTGAAAAGGCCACCCAGTCCTTAGCGATCCAAGACTTTCGCGGAAGTCTACGCATGATTCATGAGATGAACTACCCGCTGGAGGAGGCGTCTAAAGTGACCGGCAACGAAGAGGTGCAAACGGACATTAGGGTAATGAAACAGCACGCAGTCGCACAACTAGCTACAGCTG AATCAATGCAGAGCATTTTCGTCGCCAAAAAACAATTGGACAGCATTTTGAATGATATGACGAAACCGAATATGAACATGGTCTATGATACACTTGATATGTTCAAAGATGCAGCGATCAAAACCAGAGAAATAGACCTGGAACAGGAGGCAAAGGCATGTTACTACCAAGGTTACATCTTTGAGAAATTAATCAATCTTAAGCACAAGGCAAAGAAGTTTTACATGCAG GTTTTGAAACTGGTCGAGGCCTCGGACAATAAGCTTCTAAAGAGCGAAAGATGGTATAAAGCTTGCTTAGCTTCGATTAAAGCTTGGCAAGATGCTGACAATGAGCAAGACGAAGAAGCCAAGGAGGAGCGCAGAAAGAAATTTAAGgacaaaatggagaaagaactcaACAACTTATCAGCTGCCAAAACAACTGGGGGTGTTACGGAGTTCCTGAAACATATTTACTCAAAACATTCGCCAAAG AATAAACCAGTCAAGTTCGATTTCAAACTAGTGGAAGGATGGTCTGAGAAGACTCGTAAAACTAGAAAACGACTATTAATGGATACAATGAGGGATTATCACCCTGATAAGAACTCGACTGAACAGTACGGAGAAGACTGGCACTTCCTTGTTgaagaaatttcaaaaattttaaatgacttCCATGACATCATCAAAGCAGAGAGATAA